A genomic segment from Candidatus Binataceae bacterium encodes:
- a CDS encoding NUDIX domain-containing protein: protein MSPEDLLVEFSRFLQRIEASAKTGLAFNPPVFDAERYSEMLSETARLRALVSSARASDAQAMLERWRAEVGDSISGYVTPKVGCGGVVFNRHNELLLIQRLSGGWLYPGGYCDVGLSASDNVAKEVREETGLRVTPLHLLGVLDTLRHGLIAAHGYVLLFLCRLEDGELKPNLNEVRQARFWPLDALPQPMHLRDTRWIDVARQFHFEHRREPDFDL, encoded by the coding sequence ATGAGCCCGGAAGATCTCCTCGTCGAGTTCAGTCGCTTTCTCCAGCGTATCGAAGCCAGCGCCAAAACGGGCTTGGCCTTCAACCCTCCTGTCTTCGACGCCGAGCGCTACAGCGAGATGCTGTCCGAGACGGCCCGTCTGCGCGCGCTTGTGTCCAGCGCGCGCGCAAGCGATGCGCAAGCAATGCTCGAGCGCTGGCGGGCCGAGGTCGGCGATAGCATTTCGGGCTACGTCACACCCAAGGTGGGATGCGGCGGGGTGGTTTTCAATCGGCACAACGAGTTGCTCCTCATCCAGCGCTTAAGCGGTGGATGGCTTTATCCCGGCGGCTATTGCGATGTCGGTCTCTCGGCCAGCGACAATGTGGCCAAAGAAGTGCGCGAGGAAACCGGCCTGCGCGTAACGCCGTTGCATCTGCTGGGTGTGCTCGATACGCTTAGGCACGGTTTAATCGCGGCGCATGGCTATGTGCTTCTGTTCTTGTGCCGGCTGGAGGACGGAGAGCTGAAGCCCAACCTCAACGAAGTTCGCCAAGCCCGCTTCTGGCCACTGGACGCACTACCCCAGCCGATGCATCTGCGCGACACCCGCTGGATCGACGTTGCGCGCCAGTTTCATTTTGAGCATCGTCGCGAGCCCGATTTCGATCTTTGA
- a CDS encoding universal stress protein: MPFNKILAPTDFSEDSNHALQYAEELARKFGSEMIVMHVAQALAPVTFSLDPGGSADPLALETIGRIAEEQRLAAQRELDRIVHNLRDSGLRARSLLRVGAAFVEILTTAQSETADLIVMATHGRSGLAHMLLGSVADRVVAKAPCPVLTVRHPDRKFRHPLDK, from the coding sequence ATGCCGTTCAACAAGATTCTCGCTCCTACCGACTTCTCTGAAGATTCCAACCACGCGTTGCAATACGCTGAGGAGTTGGCGCGCAAGTTCGGCTCCGAGATGATCGTGATGCATGTGGCACAAGCGCTAGCCCCGGTCACCTTCAGCTTAGATCCGGGTGGCAGCGCCGATCCGCTCGCCTTGGAGACTATCGGGCGGATCGCCGAGGAGCAACGGCTGGCCGCCCAGCGCGAGCTGGATCGGATCGTGCACAATTTGCGCGATAGCGGCCTGCGAGCACGCAGCCTGCTGCGGGTCGGCGCGGCCTTCGTGGAAATCCTCACCACCGCGCAGAGCGAGACCGCCGACCTTATCGTAATGGCCACTCACGGCCGCTCCGGTCTGGCCCATATGCTGCTGGGCAGCGTAGCCGACCGGGTTGTCGCCAAGGCACCCTGCCCCGTCCTCACCGTGCGCCATCCCGACCGCAAGTTCCGCCATCCTTTGGACAAATAA
- a CDS encoding Hsp20/alpha crystallin family protein, which produces MAHFVVNPLEEFERALEQAFDELLIGRWQAPLGQRQPMLVAESPTAYEIRLAGAGLRPEQIEVETTRLTLTVRANLRGGGWTRQLNFSHPIDIKQVSARWDAGVLTVVAPKL; this is translated from the coding sequence GTGGCGCATTTTGTAGTAAATCCGCTGGAAGAGTTCGAGCGGGCGCTGGAGCAGGCGTTCGACGAACTGCTGATCGGGCGATGGCAGGCGCCCCTAGGCCAGCGCCAGCCGATGCTGGTGGCGGAAAGCCCTACCGCCTATGAAATCCGGCTGGCCGGCGCAGGCTTACGCCCTGAGCAGATTGAGGTCGAAACCACGCGCTTGACGCTGACCGTGCGCGCCAACCTGCGTGGCGGCGGTTGGACGCGCCAGCTTAATTTTTCCCATCCGATCGATATTAAGCAGGTCTCGGCACGTTGGGACGCCGGTGTGCTGACGGTCGTTGCGCCTAAACTCTAG
- a CDS encoding ATP-binding protein, which produces MPGQGSDPNTSNLIAAPAMAELEAAQLRGMAPLTQPAASERGPSEELLGQGRALDAIRMAIGIAAPGYNIFVTGVRGGREREAILHLLRTRAAEMPTPGDWVYVNNFQSAESPIAIALKAGQGRDLAERMSELVNYVRDQLPKAFRQEGFDHERNALREKYNKLAQELFGRLEERAKEKGFVLSSAANGQPIFIPLINGQMPANPEALQAELTRMSDEQRADLGRRQDELQGELATIVQRQQEMMRDLIKDIREIERAFAGRVIRPAVEVLKQRYANPAVERYLDQVAEHMLSHLERFREHPEHQNPDNPMAAAMAAAEAAIADYQVNVLVDNSATSGAPVIHEPAPNYKNLFGTIERWIDPMGRPSTNFTRIIAGSFQRADHGFLVIDLEDAIVEPGVWKTLKRSLKTGCITVDTLEPFQFFFSSGLKPESIAIKNKVIVLGTRNLYNLLYFYDPDFAELFKVKAEIRPVIDVSDEAVRYYANRIAALASQEQLPTFDGGALARIVEYGMRLAGERGRVLTLMEPIDDLGREAAYYARAAGAPEVSAEYVERALHERVLRLNYIEEEIRRMIAEGVLVVELSGKRVGQINGLAVIDVGGYAFGRPSRVTATVALGQAGIINIEREARLSGSTHDKGIMILAGFLRQRFGQSFPVAMSAGVCFEQSYSGIDGDSASSTELYVLLSALSGLPIRQDLAVTGSVDQHGQVQAIGGANEKIESFYRVCKVVGLTGTQGVMIPRANLNNLMLESEVVESVRRGEFHLYPIDTIDDGIQLLTGVKAGNIDEPGTVNYLVHQRLRRMFEAIRGQDGRETRVIAELPASPGPPAPPEPPTPRVS; this is translated from the coding sequence ATGCCTGGACAAGGCTCCGATCCTAACACATCCAATCTGATTGCCGCGCCCGCCATGGCGGAGCTGGAAGCGGCGCAATTGCGCGGCATGGCCCCGCTGACGCAGCCAGCGGCGAGCGAGCGCGGACCCAGCGAAGAATTACTGGGCCAGGGGCGCGCGCTGGATGCGATCCGAATGGCGATCGGCATCGCCGCCCCGGGTTACAACATCTTCGTCACCGGGGTGCGCGGCGGGCGCGAGCGCGAGGCGATTTTGCATCTGTTACGCACCCGTGCGGCCGAGATGCCCACCCCCGGCGACTGGGTTTACGTCAACAACTTCCAAAGCGCCGAGTCGCCCATCGCGATTGCGCTCAAGGCGGGTCAGGGACGGGATCTGGCGGAGCGGATGAGCGAATTGGTCAACTACGTGCGTGACCAGTTACCCAAGGCCTTTCGCCAAGAGGGCTTCGATCACGAACGCAATGCGCTACGCGAGAAATACAACAAGCTGGCCCAGGAGCTGTTCGGCCGGCTGGAGGAGCGAGCCAAGGAGAAGGGCTTTGTCTTGAGCAGTGCCGCCAACGGTCAGCCCATCTTCATCCCCCTGATCAACGGCCAGATGCCGGCCAATCCCGAAGCTCTGCAGGCGGAATTGACCCGTATGAGCGACGAGCAGCGCGCCGACTTGGGCCGCCGCCAGGACGAATTACAGGGGGAGCTGGCCACCATCGTGCAGCGCCAACAAGAGATGATGCGCGACTTGATCAAGGATATCCGCGAGATTGAGCGCGCCTTTGCCGGTCGCGTCATCCGCCCGGCCGTGGAGGTGCTCAAGCAGCGTTACGCCAACCCGGCGGTTGAGCGCTACCTGGACCAGGTGGCCGAGCACATGCTCTCCCATCTGGAGCGTTTTCGCGAGCATCCCGAGCATCAGAACCCGGACAATCCGATGGCCGCCGCGATGGCGGCGGCGGAGGCCGCTATCGCCGATTACCAGGTCAACGTGCTGGTCGATAATTCCGCCACCAGCGGCGCGCCGGTTATTCATGAGCCGGCTCCCAACTACAAAAATCTCTTCGGTACGATCGAGCGCTGGATAGATCCGATGGGCCGTCCCAGCACCAATTTCACTCGTATCATCGCGGGCTCATTCCAGCGCGCCGATCACGGCTTCCTGGTAATCGATCTGGAAGACGCGATTGTCGAGCCCGGGGTGTGGAAGACGCTCAAGCGCAGCCTCAAGACCGGCTGTATCACAGTCGATACCCTGGAGCCCTTTCAGTTTTTTTTCAGCAGCGGCCTCAAGCCCGAATCGATTGCGATCAAGAACAAGGTGATTGTGCTGGGTACGCGCAATCTCTACAACCTGCTGTACTTCTATGACCCTGACTTCGCCGAGCTGTTCAAGGTCAAGGCCGAGATTCGGCCGGTGATCGACGTCAGCGACGAGGCGGTACGCTACTACGCCAACCGGATCGCGGCGCTTGCCAGCCAGGAGCAGCTTCCCACCTTCGACGGCGGGGCCCTGGCGCGAATCGTCGAGTACGGGATGCGGCTGGCGGGCGAACGCGGGCGGGTGCTCACCCTGATGGAGCCGATCGACGATCTGGGGCGCGAAGCCGCCTACTATGCGCGTGCTGCGGGCGCGCCGGAGGTCAGCGCGGAGTATGTCGAACGCGCTCTGCACGAGCGGGTGCTGCGACTCAATTACATCGAAGAAGAGATCCGCCGAATGATCGCCGAGGGAGTTCTGGTGGTGGAACTCAGCGGCAAGCGGGTGGGCCAAATCAACGGACTGGCGGTAATCGACGTTGGCGGTTACGCCTTCGGTCGTCCCTCGCGGGTGACCGCCACGGTGGCGCTGGGTCAGGCTGGGATCATCAATATCGAGCGCGAGGCCCGCTTGTCGGGTTCCACGCACGATAAGGGAATCATGATTTTGGCGGGTTTCCTGCGCCAACGCTTCGGCCAAAGCTTTCCGGTGGCGATGAGCGCGGGGGTATGCTTCGAGCAATCCTATTCGGGAATTGACGGCGACAGCGCCAGCTCCACCGAACTCTACGTACTGCTTTCGGCGCTCAGCGGTCTGCCTATTCGTCAGGATTTGGCGGTGACGGGTTCGGTAGATCAGCACGGCCAAGTCCAGGCGATCGGCGGGGCCAACGAAAAGATCGAGAGTTTCTACCGGGTTTGCAAGGTCGTGGGCTTAACCGGGACTCAGGGCGTGATGATACCGCGAGCCAACCTGAATAATCTGATGCTGGAATCGGAGGTGGTCGAGTCGGTGCGCCGAGGCGAATTTCATCTCTACCCTATCGATACTATCGATGACGGAATTCAGTTGCTGACTGGGGTCAAAGCGGGAAATATCGACGAACCGGGGACGGTCAATTACCTGGTCCATCAACGCTTGCGCCGGATGTTCGAGGCGATCCGAGGCCAGGATGGACGCGAAACCCGGGTCATCGCCGAACTCCCCGCATCGCCGGGACCACCGGCGCCGCCCGAACCGCCTACACCGCGAGTGAGCTGA